In Zunongwangia profunda SM-A87, the following proteins share a genomic window:
- a CDS encoding LolA family protein: MKKIVFLIFACFSLGMNAQNAQKAEQLLNEVSKKVSSYDNMVIDFKYALENTSENIHQETRGDASIKGDKYVLNFMGTTQLFDGKKVYTIIPEDEEINISNYVAEDENNITPSKMFTFYQDGYNFDWDITQNVNGRTIQYVKLTPKDSEAEVKNILLGIDKETKNIYNLIQTQPNGTKITITVKSFKTNQSLAQNLFTFDESRYSNYYINRLD; encoded by the coding sequence ATGAAAAAAATAGTATTTCTAATATTTGCATGTTTTAGCCTTGGAATGAACGCTCAGAACGCCCAAAAAGCCGAGCAACTTTTAAATGAAGTTTCCAAAAAGGTAAGCAGTTATGATAATATGGTGATCGATTTTAAATATGCTTTGGAGAATACTTCAGAAAATATTCATCAGGAAACACGTGGGGATGCCAGCATAAAAGGTGATAAATACGTGCTGAATTTTATGGGTACCACACAACTTTTTGATGGTAAAAAAGTATACACCATCATACCGGAAGACGAAGAGATCAATATCTCTAATTATGTTGCCGAAGATGAAAATAATATCACCCCTTCCAAAATGTTTACCTTCTATCAGGATGGATATAATTTTGATTGGGACATCACTCAAAATGTAAATGGGAGAACGATACAGTACGTAAAGCTAACCCCGAAAGACAGTGAGGCTGAAGTAAAAAATATTCTACTGGGAATCGATAAAGAGACTAAGAATATTTACAATCTTATCCAAACGCAGCCAAACGGAACAAAAATTACGATTACAGTAAAAAGTTTTAAAACCAATCAGTCTCTTGCGCAAAATCTATTTACTTTTGACGAAAGCAGATACAGCAATTATTATATTAATCGATTAGATTAA
- a CDS encoding LptF/LptG family permease, whose protein sequence is MKILDRYILVSYLQTFFTVFIILMFIFVLQAIWLYIGELAGKDLDVSIILKFLLYTTPKLVPMVLPLTILLTSIMVFGSFAENYEFAAMKSSGISLQRAMRGLTLFIVLVSITAFVFANNVIPAAEFKIINLRKNIAKMKPAMAITAGVFNEVGNINIKVDKKSGDNDQYLHDVIIHTGTERGGDYTVIKSKEGELVSSEGSNVLSLVLTDGNYYREVQPSDYSKRDHKPFMKSYFEEYTKNIDLSELNQVDMDDESYTTQSMLRIGELTKSIDSFSVSLNERKEAFATSMYSRTGVKSLDINFNPEESDKYKSFKHSILDNYNSNQSQRIVDDAIRTTNAAISHLSIKKQEFKQSSRRLNKYEIALHEKYVLAVACIVLFFVGAPLGAIIRKGGMGLPMVIAIIIFLSYHFIGIFAKNSAEDGSISPFIATWLSTLIMLPLGIYFTYRATTDQGLFSFDIITEPISKFFKKIGLVKPKDK, encoded by the coding sequence TTGAAAATATTAGACAGGTACATACTGGTAAGTTATCTACAAACATTCTTTACCGTTTTTATCATTTTGATGTTTATTTTTGTACTCCAGGCAATCTGGTTATACATTGGTGAACTTGCGGGTAAAGATTTAGATGTCTCTATCATTCTAAAATTTCTTTTGTATACTACTCCAAAGTTAGTACCTATGGTATTGCCACTAACCATATTGCTAACTTCAATTATGGTTTTTGGTAGTTTTGCCGAAAATTACGAGTTTGCCGCCATGAAATCTTCGGGGATTTCTTTACAGCGCGCAATGCGCGGTCTTACTCTTTTTATTGTACTGGTAAGTATTACCGCCTTTGTTTTTGCTAATAATGTGATTCCCGCCGCTGAGTTCAAAATTATTAACCTGCGAAAAAACATTGCTAAAATGAAACCGGCAATGGCCATTACCGCAGGTGTTTTTAACGAAGTTGGAAATATCAATATTAAAGTTGACAAAAAGAGCGGGGATAACGATCAATACCTCCACGATGTAATCATTCATACCGGAACTGAACGTGGTGGTGATTATACTGTAATCAAATCCAAAGAAGGAGAATTAGTAAGTAGCGAAGGTTCTAACGTATTGTCTTTAGTTCTAACCGATGGAAATTACTACCGAGAAGTACAACCCAGTGACTATTCTAAACGAGATCATAAACCTTTTATGAAAAGTTATTTTGAGGAGTACACTAAAAATATCGACCTCTCCGAATTAAACCAGGTAGACATGGACGATGAGAGTTATACGACACAAAGTATGCTTAGAATTGGTGAACTTACCAAAAGTATAGATAGCTTTTCGGTTTCCTTAAACGAGCGTAAAGAAGCTTTTGCAACTTCTATGTATAGTAGAACCGGAGTTAAGTCTTTAGATATTAATTTCAATCCGGAAGAATCTGATAAGTATAAAAGCTTTAAACATTCTATATTAGATAACTACAACAGCAATCAGTCACAACGCATTGTAGATGATGCGATTAGAACTACCAATGCTGCAATTTCTCACCTTTCTATAAAAAAACAGGAATTTAAGCAAAGTAGTAGACGCTTAAATAAATATGAAATTGCCCTACACGAAAAATATGTACTTGCGGTAGCCTGTATTGTACTCTTTTTTGTTGGAGCTCCCTTAGGCGCCATTATCCGTAAGGGGGGCATGGGACTCCCAATGGTTATTGCAATTATCATTTTTCTTAGTTATCATTTTATAGGGATTTTTGCTAAAAACAGTGCAGAGGATGGCAGTATTAGTCCGTTTATAGCTACATGGCTTAGTACCCTAATTATGCTACCGTTGGGGATTTATTTTACCTATAGGGCTACTACAGACCAGGGATTATTTTCTTTTGATATAATAACAGAACCGATCTCGAAATTCTTTAAAAAGATAGGACTGGTAAAGCCCAAAGATAAATAG
- the ribB gene encoding 3,4-dihydroxy-2-butanone-4-phosphate synthase, producing MSGINEGHKSFKLNTIKEAIEDIKAGKVVIVVDDEDRENEGDFVAAAEKVTPQMINFMATHGRGLICAPITEDRSKELGLNLMVDDNTVLHNTQFTVSVDLIGHGCTTGISTHDRAKTIKALTEKETKPEDLGRPGHIFPLRAKNGGVLRRTGHTEASIDLARLAGLQSAGILVEILNEDGSMARLPQLMEVAKKFNLKIISIEDLVAYRMQHDSLIVKEEDFDIKTRFGEFRLRAFKQTTNNQIHIALTKGAWTKEEEVLVRMNSTLVNNDILDTLMNDADKKLDSMFKALDKDGKGAVVFINPATKPLSLLSRLAELKENQKEGTLKAPQPSMDNKDFGIGAQILHDLGIHKIKLLSNSKQTKRVGMIGYGLEIVDYVNY from the coding sequence ATGTCAGGAATTAATGAGGGACATAAATCCTTTAAGTTAAATACAATTAAAGAGGCTATTGAAGATATCAAAGCTGGTAAAGTAGTTATTGTAGTAGATGATGAAGATCGCGAAAATGAAGGTGATTTTGTTGCTGCTGCTGAAAAAGTAACTCCACAGATGATTAACTTTATGGCTACTCACGGCCGCGGATTAATATGTGCCCCGATTACCGAGGATCGATCTAAAGAATTGGGGTTAAACCTGATGGTAGATGATAATACCGTTTTGCATAATACGCAATTTACAGTTTCTGTAGATCTAATTGGTCATGGATGTACCACAGGAATTTCAACCCACGATCGTGCAAAAACCATAAAAGCCTTAACCGAAAAAGAAACCAAACCTGAAGATTTAGGAAGGCCTGGACATATATTCCCACTAAGGGCTAAAAATGGCGGTGTTTTAAGAAGAACAGGGCATACTGAGGCATCTATAGATCTTGCTCGTCTGGCTGGACTGCAATCAGCCGGAATTTTGGTAGAGATCCTAAATGAAGATGGTAGCATGGCAAGACTTCCCCAACTTATGGAAGTTGCCAAAAAATTTAATCTTAAAATTATTTCTATCGAAGATCTGGTGGCATATCGTATGCAACATGATTCTCTTATTGTAAAAGAAGAAGATTTTGATATTAAGACCAGATTCGGTGAGTTTAGATTGAGGGCCTTTAAGCAAACCACCAATAATCAAATCCACATTGCGCTTACTAAAGGTGCGTGGACTAAAGAAGAAGAAGTTTTGGTTCGTATGAATTCTACTTTGGTCAATAATGATATTCTAGACACCTTAATGAATGATGCCGATAAAAAATTAGATAGCATGTTTAAGGCATTGGATAAAGATGGTAAAGGTGCTGTTGTATTTATTAATCCTGCAACTAAACCGCTAAGCCTTTTAAGCCGATTGGCAGAATTAAAAGAAAATCAGAAAGAAGGTACACTAAAAGCACCCCAACCTTCTATGGATAATAAAGATTTTGGGATAGGAGCACAAATATTACATGATCTCGGTATCCATAAAATAAAACTGCTTTCTAATTCCAAACAGACAAAGCGTGTAGGAATGATTGGTTATGGCCTGGAAATCGTAGATTACGTAAATTACTAA
- a CDS encoding NAD(P)H-dependent oxidoreductase, whose protein sequence is MSNIKALQWRYAVKKFDEKKILPESKVDILKQAFNLTATSYGLQPIRLVVVKNKELQESLKEKAMNQVQLSTASHVLVICIEDNVDKEFILNYFERVKQIRETPDEILDPFKNFLLEDFGNKSNEELAIWAKNQAYLVLGTLLTVCATEEIDACPMEGFLPEAYDELLNLKEKNLKSVLVLPVGYRAKDDIFSSFKKVRRAEEDAIINIY, encoded by the coding sequence ATGAGTAATATAAAAGCTTTGCAATGGCGTTATGCTGTGAAAAAATTTGATGAAAAAAAGATTTTACCAGAGTCTAAGGTGGATATCTTAAAGCAGGCTTTTAATCTAACCGCCACTTCTTATGGATTGCAGCCTATAAGACTTGTTGTGGTGAAAAATAAAGAGTTACAGGAATCTTTAAAGGAAAAAGCAATGAACCAGGTGCAGCTTTCTACGGCTTCGCATGTACTGGTGATATGTATTGAAGATAATGTAGATAAAGAATTTATTCTGAATTATTTTGAGCGCGTAAAGCAAATTCGTGAAACTCCCGATGAGATCTTAGATCCGTTTAAGAATTTTCTGCTAGAAGACTTCGGCAATAAATCGAATGAGGAACTTGCCATTTGGGCTAAAAATCAGGCGTATTTGGTATTAGGAACTTTACTTACCGTATGTGCTACGGAAGAAATCGATGCCTGTCCTATGGAAGGTTTTTTACCGGAAGCCTATGATGAACTTTTAAATCTGAAGGAAAAAAATTTAAAGTCGGTTTTGGTATTGCCCGTAGGTTACAGGGCTAAAGATGATATCTTCTCCAGCTTTAAAAAAGTAAGACGCGCAGAGGAAGATGCGATTATAAATATCTACTAG
- a CDS encoding SanA/YdcF family protein has product MRFLKKSILYTVILIVLGIFITLGLEAFIKQDIASRMYAEINEVPSAKTAIVLGASVHSDGKLSPILQDRVDTAIDLLKHHKVEEILISGDHGSDDYNEVDAIANYLTENGIPSDILILDHAGFDTYDSMYRASKVFNIKDAIVITQQFHLPRALFIAKHLGLDYYGFEAKEREFKIETKIMKREKLANYKAVFEVIFQTKPRVLNKKI; this is encoded by the coding sequence ATGCGGTTTCTTAAAAAATCTATTCTTTATACCGTAATTTTAATTGTACTCGGGATCTTCATTACTCTTGGATTAGAAGCTTTTATTAAACAGGATATAGCTAGCCGAATGTATGCCGAAATCAATGAGGTTCCCTCCGCAAAAACCGCGATTGTATTAGGCGCCAGTGTTCATTCAGACGGGAAACTCTCCCCTATTTTACAAGATCGGGTAGACACTGCTATCGATCTTTTAAAGCACCATAAAGTAGAAGAAATTTTAATTAGCGGTGATCACGGCAGCGATGATTACAACGAAGTTGATGCCATCGCCAATTATCTTACAGAAAATGGCATACCATCAGATATACTAATTTTAGATCACGCCGGTTTCGACACCTATGATAGCATGTACAGAGCCTCTAAAGTTTTTAATATTAAAGATGCGATCGTAATTACACAACAATTTCATTTACCCCGGGCCTTGTTTATCGCCAAACATTTGGGGTTAGATTATTATGGTTTTGAAGCTAAAGAACGGGAATTTAAAATTGAAACCAAGATAATGAAACGTGAAAAACTAGCCAATTACAAAGCCGTATTCGAAGTTATTTTTCAAACCAAACCACGCGTTTTAAACAAAAAAATTTAG
- a CDS encoding phage holin family protein, producing the protein MLSAIIHILIDALILMVAAKFLNKVHLKSFKTAVLVALLIGVLSFFLSWLFTAVLNIATLGMFYFLGLGFVTRIVAYAIIIEIADQLSSGFKTEGFLPSLWLAVILAFFGSIIDAMLF; encoded by the coding sequence ATGTTATCTGCTATTATTCATATTCTTATCGATGCGCTAATCTTAATGGTCGCCGCTAAATTCCTTAATAAAGTTCATCTTAAAAGTTTTAAAACTGCTGTTTTAGTCGCTTTGCTTATTGGTGTATTAAGCTTCTTTTTAAGCTGGCTATTCACCGCTGTTTTAAATATCGCCACCTTAGGAATGTTTTATTTTCTGGGATTAGGCTTTGTGACTCGAATCGTTGCTTATGCCATCATTATTGAAATTGCCGATCAGTTAAGCAGTGGCTTTAAAACCGAAGGATTTTTACCTTCGCTTTGGCTAGCGGTAATATTGGCATTTTTTGGAAGTATAATCGATGCTATGCTTTTTTAG